In Halanaeroarchaeum sp. HSR-CO, one DNA window encodes the following:
- a CDS encoding M48 family metallopeptidase yields MRHVGLKARMALVGSILFAFYAIAAVVVMGVFGWPLWLVLLGSVAFVGVQYKVGKWAALRSVGAEDLSETQHPELHDRVESLAADMGIEKPRLMIARMGVPNAFAVGRKGAGTVVVSEELLQTLTLQEVEGVLAHELAHVRNRDVVMMVLGQGVASIVAIVAQWAVLLTGDNDLADFFLALVVGQVVQLLVMVFVFAISRYREYVADRDAAAVIGGGEPLASALEKISHGSERARDSAVDAQVNALCIFGEERGLARLFATHPPVEKRIERLRS; encoded by the coding sequence ATGCGACACGTAGGCCTGAAGGCCCGAATGGCGCTCGTCGGGTCGATCCTGTTCGCCTTCTACGCTATCGCCGCCGTGGTCGTCATGGGCGTGTTCGGCTGGCCGCTCTGGCTCGTGCTGCTCGGAAGCGTCGCGTTCGTCGGCGTGCAGTACAAGGTCGGCAAGTGGGCTGCACTCCGGAGCGTGGGCGCCGAGGACCTGTCCGAGACGCAACACCCGGAACTCCACGACCGCGTCGAGTCGCTCGCCGCGGACATGGGCATCGAGAAACCCCGTCTCATGATCGCGCGGATGGGCGTCCCCAACGCGTTCGCCGTCGGTCGCAAGGGTGCCGGCACGGTCGTCGTCTCCGAGGAACTCCTGCAGACGCTCACGCTCCAGGAGGTCGAGGGCGTACTCGCCCACGAACTGGCGCACGTCCGCAATCGCGACGTCGTGATGATGGTGCTGGGCCAGGGCGTGGCCTCCATCGTCGCCATCGTCGCCCAGTGGGCGGTCTTGCTGACCGGCGACAACGACCTCGCGGACTTCTTCCTCGCGCTGGTCGTCGGCCAGGTCGTCCAGTTGCTCGTGATGGTGTTCGTCTTCGCCATCTCGCGGTACCGGGAGTACGTCGCCGACCGCGACGCCGCGGCCGTGATTGGTGGCGGCGAACCCCTCGCGTCAGCCCTCGAGAAGATCAGCCACGGGTCCGAGCGGGCCCGCGACTCGGCGGTCGACGCGCAGGTCAACGCGCTATGTATCTTCGGCGAGGAACGCGGGCTGGCTCGACTGTTCGCGACCCATCCGCCGGTCGAGAAGCGCATCGAACGCCTCCGGAGCTAG
- a CDS encoding 2-oxoacid:acceptor oxidoreductase family protein: MSTDALDVTEIRWHSRGGQGGMTASQLLAAAAFRDGKEATAFSFYGAERRGAPVTSYNRLSTEPIKLYSQVARPDVVIVLDDSLVDVESVTEGLAEDGVVVANTTDPEQFDVPGRLVRVDATTIAQDHGLQADGSAIVNTPILGAVARTDLVTLETLTDVIGEAFGSTNASAARAAYDDATEE; this comes from the coding sequence ATGAGCACCGACGCACTCGACGTCACGGAGATTCGCTGGCACAGCCGCGGCGGCCAGGGCGGCATGACCGCGAGTCAACTGCTCGCGGCGGCCGCCTTCCGCGACGGGAAGGAGGCGACCGCCTTCAGTTTCTACGGGGCCGAGCGGCGTGGCGCACCAGTCACCTCGTACAATCGCCTCTCCACGGAGCCGATCAAACTGTACAGCCAGGTCGCCCGGCCCGACGTCGTCATCGTCCTCGACGACTCGCTGGTCGACGTCGAGTCGGTCACCGAGGGGCTCGCCGAAGACGGTGTCGTCGTCGCGAACACCACCGATCCCGAGCAGTTCGACGTCCCCGGACGACTGGTCAGGGTGGACGCGACGACGATCGCCCAGGACCACGGTCTCCAGGCCGACGGGTCGGCCATCGTCAACACGCCGATCCTCGGCGCGGTCGCTCGCACCGACCTGGTGACCCTGGAGACGCTCACGGACGTCATCGGCGAAGCATTCGGTTCGACGAACGCCTCGGCCGCACGTGCGGCCTACGACGACGCCACGGAGGAGTAA
- the rpsJ gene encoding 30S ribosomal protein S10, producing the protein MQQARVRLAGVSPGDLDDITADVREIAEKTGVNMSGPVPLPTKTLEVPARKSPDGEGTATWEHWEMRVHKRLIDIDADERALRQLMRIQVPNDVSIEIVLED; encoded by the coding sequence ATGCAACAAGCACGTGTTCGGCTCGCCGGCGTGAGCCCCGGAGACCTCGACGATATCACCGCGGACGTCCGGGAGATCGCCGAGAAGACGGGCGTCAACATGAGCGGGCCGGTCCCGCTCCCGACGAAGACCCTCGAGGTCCCGGCCCGCAAGTCGCCGGACGGCGAGGGAACCGCCACGTGGGAACACTGGGAGATGCGCGTCCACAAGCGTCTGATCGACATCGACGCCGACGAACGCGCCCTCCGCCAGCTCATGCGAATTCAGGTCCCGAACGACGTCTCCATCGAGATCGTCCTCGAGGACTAG
- a CDS encoding 4Fe-4S binding protein: MGAFDTDIDTEVDELLVAASQPTEAAAGKTGAWRTHRPELDHDACIECGECYTYCPDSAFDTDLNIDFDYCKGCGVCANICPVDAIEMVREGAV; encoded by the coding sequence ATGGGAGCATTCGACACCGACATCGACACCGAGGTCGACGAACTGCTGGTCGCGGCCAGCCAACCGACCGAGGCGGCCGCGGGCAAAACCGGCGCGTGGCGCACCCACCGCCCCGAACTCGACCACGACGCCTGCATCGAGTGCGGTGAGTGTTACACGTACTGCCCGGACAGCGCCTTCGACACCGACCTGAACATAGACTTCGACTACTGCAAGGGGTGTGGCGTCTGCGCGAATATCTGCCCCGTCGACGCCATCGAGATGGTGCGCGAAGGGGCCGTCTGA